A segment of the Vibrio aquimaris genome:
TCGTGTTTATTACTCACAGACTGGTTGACCTCGACAAGATGGATGCAATTTGCCTTATTGAGCAAGGCAGAATCGTTGAATACGGACCCCATACAAAACTAATGTCAGATAAAGGCCGCTATTTTGAGCTAAACCAAACGCTTTAAAGGCAATGATTGGGAATTTCATAAAATGGAACTAGACATTTATCAGGTTGACTCATTTACAAGCGTAACTTTTAAAGGAAACCCGGCTGGTGTGTGTATAACGCAAAAACCACTAAGCGAGGGCCTTATGCTTTCTATTGCTAAAGAAATGGCACTCTCAGAAACTGCTTTTCTTTCATTGGAAGAGATGAATCTAAGGTGGTTCACACCAGAAGTAGAAGTAAAGCTATGTGGACACGGCACACTAGCGGTTGCCCATATATTGAAAGAGCAAGGCAAACTCACTGTCGGACATAAGACTAGCTTTCATACGTTATCTGGTGAGCTAACAGTTAATGCTTTGCACCATGGCTACGAACTCGACTTTCCTTCTCCGACACTAGCATACAACGCAAAGTTATCCGGCCAAAAAAGAGTGGCCCTTGGGCTATCAGAACAGCAGATCATTTCAGTATGCGACTTCGAAAATAAACAACTAATCGAAGTCATTGATGAAACTACGATTGTTAACCTCAATCCTGACTTTTCATCCCTTGTAGCTGAGGCTGGGCGCGGAATCATAGTGACCTCACATGCGAGCAACCAAAACTACGACATTGTTTCCAGGTATTTC
Coding sequences within it:
- a CDS encoding PhzF family phenazine biosynthesis protein, coding for MELDIYQVDSFTSVTFKGNPAGVCITQKPLSEGLMLSIAKEMALSETAFLSLEEMNLRWFTPEVEVKLCGHGTLAVAHILKEQGKLTVGHKTSFHTLSGELTVNALHHGYELDFPSPTLAYNAKLSGQKRVALGLSEQQIISVCDFENKQLIEVIDETTIVNLNPDFSSLVAEAGRGIIVTSHASNQNYDIVSRYFAPWVGVNEDPVTGSAHCALSAYWSEKLHKDKLTAYQASARGGYVHMEQLENDRVKLTGQAVTSLKGTLFV